From a single Rhodococcus qingshengii JCM 15477 genomic region:
- a CDS encoding 12-oxophytodienoate reductase has product MTNPLFQPLRIRSLELSNRIVMSPMTRTYSIEGVPGRDVADYYRRRAEGGTGLIVTEGVAIDHETAVDHANVPNLHTPAAQAGWRKVVDDVHAAGGKIVPQLWHVGPLWGAMTQMDPSLKPMRPSGEWGPLGVTSYSAAYVERAQASTEAMTEQDIQDVIDAYVRSAKHAVELGFDGIAIHGGHGYLLDSFFWEGTNQRDDAWGGDLERRTRFPAAVVAAIRAAIGPDLPIIYRFSQHKQQDFTAKIAETPEELGVILGALVDAGVDVLDASIRRFDVPAFEGSDLSLAGWAKKLTGAVTMAVGSVGIGKSLRDSRIEGVAPVVDNIPQLEERIGSGEFDLIAIGRLHLADPALATTLRAGGPLPAFDRAVHEGSLI; this is encoded by the coding sequence GTGACCAACCCGCTGTTCCAACCGCTCCGCATCCGTTCGCTCGAACTGTCCAACCGCATAGTCATGTCGCCGATGACGCGCACGTACTCCATCGAAGGTGTGCCCGGCCGCGACGTTGCCGACTACTACCGCCGACGAGCTGAGGGCGGCACCGGACTGATCGTCACCGAAGGCGTCGCGATCGATCACGAGACTGCTGTCGACCACGCCAACGTCCCCAACCTCCACACTCCCGCTGCTCAGGCCGGATGGCGGAAGGTAGTCGACGACGTGCACGCTGCGGGCGGCAAGATCGTGCCTCAACTCTGGCACGTCGGACCTCTGTGGGGCGCGATGACGCAGATGGACCCCTCACTCAAGCCGATGCGCCCCTCAGGCGAATGGGGCCCGCTCGGCGTCACCTCGTACTCCGCTGCCTACGTCGAACGCGCACAGGCGAGCACCGAAGCGATGACCGAGCAGGACATCCAGGACGTCATCGACGCGTACGTCCGCAGCGCGAAGCACGCCGTCGAACTCGGCTTCGACGGCATCGCGATCCACGGCGGTCACGGCTACCTCCTCGATTCCTTCTTCTGGGAGGGCACCAACCAGCGCGACGACGCGTGGGGAGGCGACCTGGAGCGTCGTACCAGGTTCCCGGCCGCCGTCGTCGCCGCGATCCGCGCGGCCATCGGACCGGATCTGCCGATCATCTACCGTTTCTCACAGCACAAGCAGCAAGATTTCACCGCGAAGATCGCCGAAACCCCCGAAGAGTTGGGCGTCATCCTGGGCGCGCTGGTCGACGCCGGAGTCGACGTTCTCGACGCCAGCATCAGGCGTTTCGACGTGCCGGCCTTCGAAGGCAGCGATCTCTCGTTGGCGGGTTGGGCGAAGAAGCTGACCGGCGCCGTCACGATGGCCGTCGGCAGCGTCGGTATCGGAAAGTCGCTGCGGGACAGCCGCATCGAAGGCGTCGCACCTGTAGTCGACAACATCCCACAGCTCGAGGAGCGCATCGGCAGCGGAGAGTTCGATCTGATCGCGATCGGCCGTCTCCATCTCGCCGATCCTGCATTGGCAACTACCCTGCGCGCCGGTGGCCCGCTACCGGCGTTCGATCGAGCGGTGCATGAGGGCAGCTTGATCTAG
- a CDS encoding MDR family oxidoreductase has protein sequence MTTFNAWVARDSDGTIDFAPETVDESFLPAGEVTIRVEYSSVNYKDALAVTPKGGVVREYPIVPGIDVAGEVIASESDAFAPGDKVVAHGYEIGTARNGGYAEIARLPAEWVVKLDGISTADAAAIGTAGFTAAMSVQAILASGVKPADGPVLVTGASGGVGTVSVDLLASAGFDVVASSGKPGAADLLTSLGASSVIGRLPEDPDAKPRPLGKSQWAAAVDCVGGKTLAHVLSTINYGGVVAASGLTGGAALPTTVLPFILRGVSLLGMDSVLMPIEPRRALWTRLGSDLAPRHLKEITNLVAVRDVVSVIDQVREGKYTGRALVQVADGF, from the coding sequence ATGACTACTTTCAACGCCTGGGTCGCCCGCGACAGCGACGGCACCATCGACTTCGCCCCCGAAACCGTCGACGAATCCTTCCTCCCGGCAGGTGAGGTCACCATTCGCGTCGAGTATTCGAGCGTCAACTACAAGGACGCGCTCGCGGTCACGCCGAAAGGCGGGGTAGTTCGCGAGTACCCGATCGTCCCCGGCATCGACGTCGCCGGCGAGGTCATCGCCTCCGAGTCCGACGCATTCGCCCCGGGAGACAAGGTCGTCGCACATGGCTACGAGATCGGGACCGCCCGCAACGGCGGCTACGCCGAGATCGCCCGTTTGCCTGCCGAGTGGGTCGTGAAGCTCGACGGCATTTCCACCGCCGACGCTGCCGCGATCGGCACGGCAGGATTCACCGCAGCCATGAGCGTCCAAGCCATTCTGGCCAGCGGAGTGAAGCCAGCCGACGGTCCCGTCCTGGTGACTGGCGCGAGCGGCGGAGTCGGCACCGTCAGCGTCGACCTTCTGGCAAGCGCAGGCTTCGACGTGGTCGCCTCCAGCGGTAAGCCCGGCGCGGCAGACCTTCTGACGTCACTCGGTGCGTCTTCGGTGATCGGCCGGCTCCCCGAGGATCCCGACGCCAAGCCTCGCCCGCTCGGAAAATCTCAGTGGGCGGCGGCCGTCGACTGCGTCGGTGGAAAGACCCTCGCTCACGTTCTGAGCACGATCAACTACGGCGGTGTTGTCGCTGCCAGCGGATTGACCGGCGGCGCCGCGCTGCCTACGACCGTGCTGCCGTTCATTCTCCGCGGAGTCTCACTGCTGGGCATGGACTCGGTATTGATGCCGATCGAACCCCGTCGCGCGCTGTGGACCCGGCTGGGCTCCGACTTGGCCCCACGTCATCTGAAGGAGATCACGAACCTCGTTGCCGTCCGCGACGTCGTCTCGGTGATCGATCAGGTACGCGAAGGCAAGTACACCGGCCGGGCGCTGGTTCAGGTTGCCGACGGATTCTGA
- a CDS encoding ribonuclease H family protein: MIIVSTDGSCLRNPGGAIGWAWVNHEGPSMSGGEASGTNQIAELRALFEAVVAHPGADPLLIESDSQYAIKCASEWLPSWKRKGWKTASGGAVKNLELVQSIDRAITDRVGPVRFRWVRGHVGNHYNEMADKLAGEAARAIVSGDIASVPLAAPVKKEPTAVNSPYKEKSTTAEEPADLFTLF; this comes from the coding sequence ATGATCATCGTGAGCACCGACGGATCCTGTCTGCGAAACCCCGGTGGGGCTATCGGCTGGGCGTGGGTCAATCACGAGGGTCCGAGCATGTCCGGCGGAGAAGCGTCCGGCACCAACCAGATTGCAGAGTTGCGTGCTCTGTTCGAGGCCGTCGTCGCCCATCCCGGTGCTGATCCTCTACTCATCGAATCCGACTCGCAGTACGCCATCAAGTGCGCTTCCGAATGGTTGCCCAGTTGGAAGCGCAAGGGCTGGAAGACCGCGAGCGGCGGGGCGGTCAAGAACCTCGAACTGGTGCAGAGTATCGATCGAGCCATCACCGATCGAGTCGGTCCGGTGCGCTTTCGCTGGGTGCGCGGGCACGTCGGCAACCACTACAACGAAATGGCAGACAAGCTGGCCGGCGAAGCCGCACGCGCCATCGTCTCGGGGGACATCGCATCGGTCCCGCTTGCTGCCCCGGTGAAGAAGGAACCGACCGCCGTGAACTCTCCTTACAAGGAGAAGTCCACGACGGCCGAAGAACCGGCAGATCTGTTCACACTTTTCTGA
- a CDS encoding DNA-3-methyladenine glycosylase family protein, whose product MDGGDTLTSMTPLSPVDEVTVTSQRPLDAALTLSPHQRGPGDPAHRRSADGAIWRVSRQLSGPVTYRITQSDRHTVRVQAWGPGATEFLNGAEALLGLDDEAEDFAPEHPKLAEAHRRFPHLRIGRTGRVMEALVPAILEQRVHGIDAFAAWRRLLTKFGERPPGPAPDGMRVPLTADQWRRMPSWEFHRANVDPARSKTIVQCARVADRLEQASTFPRTEATKRLRAVPGVGIWTAAEVAQRAFGDSDALSVGDYHLAAVVGWSLLGEPIDDAEMVQYLAPLQPHRYRAVRLLQVSGQAVKPKFGPRTAVADHRWH is encoded by the coding sequence ATGGACGGTGGCGATACGCTGACCTCGATGACGCCGCTATCTCCGGTCGACGAAGTCACGGTGACTTCTCAGCGACCGCTCGATGCCGCGCTGACGCTCAGCCCGCATCAGCGCGGACCCGGCGACCCCGCACATCGACGGTCAGCCGACGGAGCGATCTGGCGAGTTTCCCGCCAACTTTCGGGTCCTGTGACCTACCGCATCACCCAGTCGGATCGCCATACGGTCCGGGTACAGGCCTGGGGTCCCGGCGCCACGGAATTCCTGAACGGCGCCGAAGCGCTGCTCGGTCTCGACGACGAAGCCGAAGATTTTGCCCCCGAACATCCCAAGCTCGCCGAAGCTCATCGACGCTTCCCTCATCTGCGCATCGGCCGCACCGGCCGCGTCATGGAAGCTCTCGTTCCCGCGATCCTCGAGCAACGAGTCCACGGCATCGACGCATTCGCCGCGTGGCGCCGCCTGCTGACCAAGTTCGGGGAGCGCCCACCCGGCCCCGCGCCCGACGGAATGCGGGTTCCACTCACCGCGGACCAATGGCGTCGAATGCCGTCATGGGAATTCCATCGCGCGAACGTCGATCCAGCGAGGTCCAAGACGATCGTTCAGTGCGCTCGCGTCGCCGACCGCCTCGAGCAGGCATCCACGTTCCCCAGGACCGAGGCGACCAAACGGTTGCGAGCGGTACCCGGCGTCGGGATCTGGACTGCCGCCGAAGTGGCTCAGCGTGCATTCGGCGATTCCGATGCACTCTCGGTCGGCGACTACCACCTCGCTGCCGTCGTCGGGTGGTCACTGCTGGGTGAACCGATCGACGACGCCGAGATGGTGCAGTACCTCGCTCCCCTTCAACCGCATCGATACCGCGCCGTGAGGCTCCTGCAGGTCAGCGGGCAAGCCGTCAAACCCAAGTTCGGTCCGCGAACTGCCGTTGCCGACCACCGTTGGCACTGA
- a CDS encoding pyridoxamine 5'-phosphate oxidase family protein, whose amino-acid sequence MSTRYAHIAFSPAAVERQRSTGSFTVYGSKLDQPDEGPMEFDFRAQGFVKSVDSFFMSTVTPDGWPYVQHRGGPRGFLHVLGPNRIGFADLPGNQQFVTLGNLEENNRISLFVIDYPTRTRLKIYGRAQVIEADEDPALLQQLLQVPGGTMTAKAQRSIVIDVEAFDWNCSRNITPRFDKERMDESLALARQPLQAEVDRLTAEVEELRARLSKNE is encoded by the coding sequence ATGTCGACCCGATACGCACACATCGCCTTCTCCCCCGCTGCGGTGGAGCGTCAGCGGTCGACCGGAAGTTTCACCGTGTACGGTTCGAAACTCGATCAGCCCGACGAAGGCCCGATGGAATTCGATTTCCGCGCGCAGGGATTCGTGAAATCCGTGGATTCCTTCTTCATGTCCACGGTGACGCCCGACGGTTGGCCGTACGTCCAACATCGCGGCGGCCCGCGCGGATTCCTGCATGTGTTGGGCCCGAATCGAATCGGATTCGCCGATCTCCCCGGCAATCAGCAATTCGTGACGCTCGGCAATCTGGAAGAGAACAATCGCATCTCGCTGTTCGTCATCGATTACCCGACGCGAACGAGATTGAAGATCTACGGGCGCGCGCAGGTGATCGAAGCGGACGAGGACCCTGCACTACTGCAACAGCTCTTGCAAGTCCCCGGCGGCACCATGACGGCAAAAGCCCAGCGTTCCATCGTCATCGACGTCGAAGCGTTCGACTGGAACTGCAGTCGAAACATCACGCCACGCTTCGACAAGGAGCGCATGGACGAATCCCTCGCTCTGGCACGCCAACCCCTGCAAGCCGAGGTAGATCGGCTTACTGCCGAGGTCGAAGAATTGCGTGCGCGGTTGTCGAAAAACGAATGA